A DNA window from Candidatus Omnitrophota bacterium contains the following coding sequences:
- a CDS encoding phosphoribosyl-AMP cyclohydrolase — protein MTAKMKSYESLVDVLHFDQQGLIPTVIQDAGTKQVLTLCYLNREAIKKSLETGLVYVFRRSQSALMKKGETSGHIQTIRAVHVDCEGKSLLLLVAQKVAGCHTGYVTCYFRRLNSKGKLVTVGRRVFDPSKVYA, from the coding sequence ATGACCGCAAAGATGAAGAGCTATGAGTCATTGGTCGATGTGCTCCATTTTGACCAGCAGGGGCTGATTCCGACCGTCATCCAGGATGCTGGCACGAAGCAGGTGCTGACGCTGTGCTACCTGAACCGCGAGGCGATCAAGAAGAGCCTGGAGACGGGGTTGGTCTACGTCTTCCGCCGCTCACAGAGTGCGCTGATGAAGAAAGGCGAAACCTCCGGCCACATCCAAACGATCCGTGCGGTCCACGTCGACTGCGAGGGCAAGTCGCTGCTGCTGTTGGTCGCGCAAAAAGTCGCCGGCTGCCACACGGGATACGTGACGTGCTATTTTCGTCGCCTCAACTCTAAAGGGAAACTGGTAACCGTAGGCCGCCGCGTGTTCGATCCCTCGAAAGTCTACGCATGA
- a CDS encoding histone deacetylase — MRPVGFAYHPSFLQHDAGPAHPEQPQRVRAIVSHLASSDLWSLLIPLDPQPASDETLQLIHLPSYVDQIKRACQLGPSALDPDTIASPGSWEAAARAVGAVTLAIDEVVSGRLACAFCAVRPPGHHALADRAMGFCLFNNVAIGARYAQQRHHLKRVLIVDWDVHHGNGTQTIFYDDPSILYFSTHQFPFYPGTGRREETGRGAGAGFTMNVALPAGAGDREVIMAFQQHLLPKAGEFHPELVLVSAGFDAHRDDPLAGLAVTEAGYAALTRMVRQIADRCCQGRMVSVLEGGYDPRALACSVETHVRELLAP, encoded by the coding sequence GTGCGCCCCGTCGGTTTTGCCTACCACCCCTCATTTCTTCAGCACGATGCCGGGCCGGCGCATCCTGAGCAGCCGCAGCGAGTGCGGGCGATCGTCAGCCATCTGGCATCGTCGGACCTGTGGTCGTTGCTGATCCCGCTTGATCCGCAGCCCGCTTCGGACGAGACGCTTCAGCTCATACACCTCCCCTCCTATGTCGATCAGATCAAGCGCGCGTGCCAGCTCGGTCCGTCGGCGTTGGATCCGGATACCATCGCGTCGCCAGGCTCATGGGAAGCCGCCGCGCGGGCGGTGGGTGCGGTGACGCTGGCGATCGATGAGGTGGTCAGCGGCCGGCTCGCCTGCGCCTTTTGCGCGGTGCGTCCTCCTGGGCATCATGCGCTCGCCGATCGCGCCATGGGTTTTTGCTTGTTCAACAACGTGGCCATCGGGGCGCGGTATGCGCAGCAGCGCCATCATCTCAAGCGCGTGCTCATCGTCGATTGGGATGTGCATCACGGCAACGGCACGCAGACGATTTTTTACGACGATCCCTCCATCCTGTATTTCAGCACGCATCAGTTTCCCTTCTATCCGGGGACGGGGCGGCGAGAAGAGACCGGGCGTGGGGCTGGGGCGGGTTTCACCATGAACGTGGCGTTGCCAGCCGGGGCAGGGGATCGCGAGGTCATCATGGCATTTCAACAGCACTTGCTGCCGAAAGCGGGCGAGTTTCATCCGGAGCTCGTGCTGGTTTCGGCGGGATTTGACGCCCATCGCGACGATCCGTTGGCCGGTTTGGCGGTTACCGAAGCCGGGTATGCAGCATTGACGCGTATGGTGCGGCAGATTGCGGATCGGTGCTGCCAGGGACGGATGGTTTCGGTCTTAGAGGGCGGCTATGATCCTCGGGCGCTTGCGTGCAGCGTCGAGACGCACGTGCGCGAACTCCTTGCGCCGTGA
- the trpD gene encoding anthranilate phosphoribosyltransferase yields MRYDQPLTPAQMREALGAIMDGSTSAENIAQFLRTLAARGETAEEIATAVEVLREHAVPLPLSKSYALCDTCGTGGDGQGTMNVSTVAALVAAAAGVRMSKHGNRAASSRCGSADLMEALGVSLAASPACVARCIEELGFGFCFAPAFHPAMKVVAPVRKTLGIRTIFNLVGPLANPAPLTFQLVGVSEPRLMRPMAEALLRLGIRHGMVVHGRDGLDEVTTTEVTAAIEIRDGRATEQPIQPETMGIPRVGLAALRGGDPSQNAQIAREVLAGRPSAFRDIIVLNAACAMYVADGAPTIQEGLRKAAAAIDQGEAARLLQHLTELTTHA; encoded by the coding sequence ATGCGATACGATCAGCCGCTGACCCCAGCGCAGATGCGCGAAGCGCTCGGCGCTATCATGGATGGCAGCACATCAGCCGAGAACATCGCGCAATTTCTCCGAACACTCGCGGCGCGCGGCGAGACCGCCGAGGAGATTGCGACAGCTGTCGAGGTGTTGCGTGAGCACGCGGTCCCGCTGCCGCTTTCGAAATCGTATGCGCTGTGCGATACGTGCGGCACCGGCGGCGATGGGCAGGGCACGATGAATGTGTCGACGGTCGCCGCACTCGTGGCGGCTGCGGCCGGCGTGCGGATGTCCAAGCACGGCAATCGCGCGGCCTCCAGCCGCTGCGGCAGCGCCGATCTCATGGAAGCGCTGGGGGTGAGTTTGGCGGCGAGCCCAGCGTGCGTCGCACGCTGCATCGAGGAACTCGGCTTCGGGTTTTGTTTTGCGCCGGCGTTCCACCCGGCCATGAAAGTTGTCGCCCCGGTCCGCAAAACCCTCGGCATTCGGACGATTTTTAACCTGGTCGGGCCGCTGGCCAATCCGGCTCCGCTGACCTTTCAACTCGTCGGCGTTTCAGAGCCACGGTTGATGCGTCCCATGGCCGAAGCTCTGTTGCGGTTGGGCATCCGCCATGGAATGGTGGTGCATGGCCGCGATGGGTTGGATGAAGTGACGACGACCGAGGTGACCGCCGCCATTGAGATTCGCGACGGCCGCGCGACCGAACAGCCGATTCAGCCCGAGACCATGGGCATTCCCCGAGTCGGTCTGGCGGCGTTGCGCGGCGGGGATCCGTCGCAGAATGCGCAAATCGCGCGCGAGGTCCTGGCTGGCCGGCCGTCGGCCTTTCGTGATATCATTGTGCTCAATGCCGCCTGCGCGATGTACGTGGCGGATGGCGCGCCGACCATCCAGGAGGGGCTAAGGAAGGCCGCCGCGGCGATTGATCAAGGAGAAGCCGCCAGGCTTCTCCAGCATCTGACGGAGTTGACGACCCATGCTTGA
- the hisB gene encoding imidazoleglycerol-phosphate dehydratase HisB: MMRRATVTRKSKETNIAATVNLDGAGKTSVRTGIPFLDHMLTLLGTHGLMDLTLKATGDLDIDLHHTNEDIGLVLGQVLDTALGDRKGITRFGVSYVPMDEALARVVLDISGRPKLILRDARGKNLARSFASKSTAYTWGDVEHFLESLVRKSNITLHIDVLAGSDFHHTCEAVFKALGRALEQATRIHPRVKGVPSSKGRL; this comes from the coding sequence ATGATGAGACGAGCGACCGTCACAAGAAAAAGCAAAGAAACCAATATCGCCGCAACAGTGAATTTGGACGGCGCGGGGAAAACGTCGGTCAGAACCGGGATCCCGTTTCTTGATCACATGCTCACGCTGCTGGGAACGCACGGCCTGATGGATCTTACCCTCAAAGCGACGGGAGATTTGGACATCGATCTGCACCACACCAATGAGGATATTGGCTTAGTGCTCGGGCAGGTGTTGGACACAGCACTCGGCGACCGCAAAGGCATTACGCGATTCGGCGTGTCCTATGTGCCGATGGATGAGGCATTGGCGCGCGTGGTGCTGGATATCTCCGGCCGCCCGAAGCTGATTCTGCGCGATGCGCGGGGGAAGAACCTCGCGCGCAGCTTTGCGTCAAAAAGTACCGCGTACACATGGGGCGATGTCGAACACTTTTTGGAGTCGCTGGTGCGCAAGTCCAATATCACGCTGCACATCGATGTGCTCGCCGGCTCTGACTTCCACCACACCTGCGAGGCGGTCTTTAAGGCATTGGGCCGGGCGCTGGAGCAAGCGACGCGCATCCACCCCCGCGTCAAAGGCGTGCCATCCTCGAAAGGCCGACTATAA
- the trpC gene encoding indole-3-glycerol phosphate synthase TrpC, producing the protein MLEEIVSTKEREVAEAKARLPFEDLQARVKHHIAERDFRKAIHVPGKLSLIAELKRRSPSKGTLRERFDPVSLAQEMQHAGAAALSVLTDEFYFGGHLDFLKDVKDFTEVPVLRKDFIVDPYQVYEAAAHGADAVLLIVRLLTEDVLTQCMQAADTAGLEPCVEVHSEAELRTALSVGTRVIGINHRDLRTLKVDPALTEQLVPKIPSGKIIIAESGIHTPEGVKRMKQLGVHAVLIGEALMTAPSPGAKIKELFDGTW; encoded by the coding sequence ATGCTTGAGGAAATTGTCTCCACAAAAGAACGGGAAGTTGCTGAAGCCAAGGCGCGCTTGCCATTTGAGGATCTGCAAGCCCGGGTGAAACACCATATCGCTGAGCGGGATTTCCGCAAAGCCATCCATGTGCCCGGGAAATTATCGCTCATCGCCGAGCTCAAACGCCGTTCGCCGTCCAAGGGCACGTTGCGCGAGCGGTTTGATCCGGTGAGTCTAGCCCAGGAGATGCAGCATGCCGGTGCCGCGGCACTCTCGGTCCTGACCGATGAGTTCTATTTCGGCGGCCATCTCGATTTTCTCAAAGATGTGAAGGATTTCACCGAGGTCCCGGTGTTGCGCAAGGATTTCATTGTGGACCCCTACCAAGTCTATGAAGCGGCCGCGCATGGCGCTGATGCCGTGTTGCTCATCGTGCGCCTTCTGACGGAAGACGTGTTGACCCAATGCATGCAGGCGGCCGATACCGCTGGCCTGGAGCCATGTGTGGAAGTGCATTCGGAAGCCGAGCTTCGAACAGCGCTGAGTGTTGGGACGCGCGTCATCGGCATCAATCACCGGGATCTGCGGACATTGAAGGTCGACCCCGCGCTGACCGAACAGCTCGTGCCAAAAATCCCGTCGGGAAAGATCATCATCGCCGAAAGCGGCATTCACACGCCTGAGGGCGTCAAGCGCATGAAGCAGCTGGGGGTCCATGCGGTATTGATTGGTGAAGCCCTCATGACCGCTCCAAGCCCGGGTGCTAAGATTAAGGAACTCTTCGACGGGACGTGGTAA
- a CDS encoding S8 family serine peptidase, with translation MQVSDEDTREEVLDRLRAKEKDKLELMEIDGRCEPIAILNDPSISSQWHHTKINSALAWDHATGANLTVGIADTGVDASHPDLAAHMVPGWNFYDNTSDTSDVHGHGTKVAGTQAAIGNNALQVAGLAWDAKIMPLRVSDASGYAYYSTISNAITYAADRGAKTVNVSFGGVCQSSTIASAGNYMRNKNGWVVVGADNTGGDPGCASVPDLLFASATDSNDAKASFSSYGNHVDIAAPGVSILTTTRGGGTGSVSGTSFSSPVTAGVVTLIWSANPTLTSDQVEDILFRSAKDLGAAGWDPYFGWGRVDAGAAVALAKSTSGPTLDTTAPSAPTNLTASAPESTKVNLSWGASVDDVGVTGYQVFRGSALLGTTTATTYTDTTVTGSTTYSYTTKGYDAANNVSLASNVATVTTPQAPFSITSYAVTSKTSSTATITWTSNTPSTGAVWYGLTGRKGKTTTLSLSATDSISATTHTVVLSGLTRATSYSYQVRAQSSTGEIANSTTSTFKTTR, from the coding sequence ATGCAGGTGTCTGACGAGGACACCCGCGAGGAAGTCTTGGATCGATTGAGAGCCAAAGAGAAGGACAAACTTGAGCTCATGGAAATTGATGGGCGATGCGAACCAATCGCCATCCTTAATGACCCCAGCATCTCGAGTCAATGGCACCACACCAAGATCAACTCAGCGCTCGCCTGGGATCACGCGACTGGGGCGAATTTGACCGTGGGCATCGCGGATACAGGCGTCGATGCCTCCCATCCCGATCTGGCCGCCCATATGGTCCCAGGATGGAACTTTTATGACAACACCTCGGATACGTCAGATGTGCATGGACATGGGACCAAGGTGGCTGGTACACAAGCCGCGATTGGCAACAATGCCCTGCAGGTCGCGGGACTGGCCTGGGATGCCAAGATCATGCCATTGCGTGTTAGCGACGCCAGTGGGTATGCCTATTATTCCACAATCTCCAACGCGATCACCTATGCCGCCGATCGCGGGGCCAAAACCGTGAATGTGAGTTTCGGAGGCGTCTGTCAGAGCTCCACAATTGCCAGTGCTGGCAATTATATGCGCAATAAAAACGGGTGGGTCGTGGTCGGAGCTGATAATACGGGCGGAGATCCTGGCTGCGCCTCAGTTCCTGACCTGCTGTTTGCTTCGGCGACGGACAGCAACGATGCAAAGGCAAGTTTTTCTTCCTATGGCAACCACGTGGACATCGCTGCTCCTGGCGTGTCGATCCTGACGACTACGCGGGGTGGCGGGACAGGATCAGTTTCCGGCACGTCGTTCTCCTCTCCCGTGACTGCAGGGGTTGTGACACTCATTTGGTCAGCCAATCCCACGCTCACTTCTGATCAAGTCGAAGACATCCTGTTCAGATCAGCGAAGGATCTGGGTGCTGCCGGTTGGGATCCGTACTTCGGATGGGGACGAGTCGATGCTGGGGCTGCGGTGGCGTTAGCAAAGAGCACCTCGGGGCCAACGCTCGATACGACTGCACCCAGCGCCCCAACCAATCTCACCGCCAGTGCTCCAGAGAGCACCAAGGTCAATCTATCCTGGGGGGCCTCGGTGGATGACGTGGGGGTCACTGGCTACCAGGTCTTCCGCGGCAGTGCCCTGTTGGGAACGACGACCGCGACGACCTACACAGACACGACGGTCACAGGGAGCACGACCTACTCGTATACCACCAAAGGCTATGACGCGGCCAACAATGTCTCACTTGCCAGCAACGTCGCCACCGTGACCACTCCACAAGCCCCGTTTAGCATCACCAGCTACGCGGTGACGAGCAAGACCTCCAGCACCGCGACGATCACCTGGACGAGCAACACACCCTCGACCGGGGCGGTCTGGTATGGCTTGACAGGCCGCAAAGGAAAAACCACCACGCTCTCGCTCTCAGCCACCGATAGCATCAGCGCGACCACACACACGGTGGTCTTGAGCGGCCTGACCCGAGCCACCAGCTACTCGTATCAGGTTCGCGCGCAAAGCAGCACGGGAGAAATCGCCAACTCCACAACGTCAACGTTTAAGACGACGCGATAA
- a CDS encoding aminodeoxychorismate/anthranilate synthase component II codes for MILMIDNYDSFTYNLVQYLSELGEELVVKRNDAITPKQVARLHPSSIVISPGPGTPSDAGVSNELIRTFAGSIPILGVCLGHQCIGEVFGGDVVRAKRSMHGKVSKIFHVKGGLFKGLPDPFEATRYHSLIVKRETLPPVLAVTAWTSEKEIMGLQHRHAPVYGVQFHPESILTAVGKDLLKNFLAMSRACSRRTKR; via the coding sequence ATGATCTTGATGATCGATAACTATGATTCCTTCACCTACAACCTCGTGCAATATCTCAGCGAGCTAGGCGAGGAGCTGGTGGTGAAGCGCAACGATGCCATTACGCCAAAGCAGGTTGCGCGGCTTCACCCTTCCAGCATCGTCATTTCCCCAGGGCCGGGAACGCCGTCGGACGCCGGCGTGTCGAATGAGCTGATCCGAACGTTTGCCGGCAGCATCCCGATCCTCGGCGTCTGTCTCGGCCATCAATGCATCGGCGAAGTGTTCGGCGGCGATGTGGTGCGCGCGAAGCGATCGATGCACGGCAAGGTGTCGAAGATCTTTCATGTCAAGGGAGGACTGTTCAAGGGATTGCCGGATCCGTTTGAGGCGACGCGCTACCATTCGCTCATTGTGAAGCGAGAAACCTTGCCGCCGGTGCTTGCCGTGACCGCCTGGACCTCGGAAAAAGAAATCATGGGGTTGCAGCATCGCCACGCCCCAGTGTATGGCGTGCAATTTCATCCGGAATCCATTTTGACCGCCGTCGGCAAAGATCTGCTCAAGAATTTTCTCGCCATGTCCCGCGCGTGTTCCCGCCGCACCAAGCGTTGA
- the hisF gene encoding imidazole glycerol phosphate synthase subunit HisF, protein MLAKRIIPCLDVDKGRVVKGIKFVSIRDAGDPVEAAKAYNDAGADELVFLDITASHEARPIILDVVERTAAVAFMPLTVGGGIRTIEDIRALLNAGADKVSLNTSAVERPDFINQSSERFGNQCIVVAIDAKKVAKWPSGQVAGWEVYTHGGRKPTGKDAVQWAKEAEQRGAGEILLTSMDRDGTKAGYDLELTEAISSAVSIPVIASGGAGTLQHFVDALTSGGADAALAASLFHFGELSIGDVKRYLASHHVVVRS, encoded by the coding sequence ATGCTAGCCAAACGCATTATCCCATGTCTTGACGTCGACAAGGGCCGGGTGGTGAAGGGCATCAAATTCGTGAGTATCCGGGATGCCGGTGATCCGGTCGAAGCCGCCAAGGCATACAACGACGCCGGCGCGGATGAGCTGGTCTTCCTTGACATCACGGCCAGCCACGAGGCGCGTCCGATCATTTTGGATGTCGTGGAGCGGACCGCAGCGGTGGCGTTCATGCCGCTGACTGTGGGCGGCGGCATTCGGACCATCGAGGACATCCGTGCGCTGCTGAACGCCGGCGCGGACAAAGTTTCGTTGAACACTAGCGCTGTCGAGCGGCCGGATTTCATTAATCAATCGTCTGAGCGATTCGGCAATCAATGCATCGTGGTTGCCATTGATGCGAAGAAGGTGGCCAAGTGGCCAAGTGGCCAAGTGGCCGGATGGGAAGTCTACACGCATGGTGGGCGCAAACCCACGGGCAAGGATGCGGTACAGTGGGCAAAGGAAGCGGAGCAGCGCGGCGCTGGAGAAATTCTGCTCACCAGCATGGACCGGGACGGCACGAAGGCCGGCTACGATCTGGAATTGACGGAAGCCATCAGTTCAGCCGTCAGCATTCCAGTCATCGCTTCGGGCGGGGCAGGCACCCTGCAGCATTTTGTCGATGCGCTCACTAGTGGTGGGGCAGATGCGGCCCTGGCCGCCTCGCTCTTCCACTTCGGTGAGCTGTCGATTGGCGATGTGAAACGGTATTTAGCCTCCCACCACGTTGTGGTACGCTCATAA
- the hisH gene encoding imidazole glycerol phosphate synthase subunit HisH: MIVIVDYGMGNLRSVSKALESLGAEVRVSSLPEDVGRAEKVILPGVGAFPAAMRELAARRLIEPIKVAIESGKPYLGICLGLQLLFEYGEEGEGAAGFGVLKGRVRRFAFDSALRTPHSALKIPHMGWNQISTQHPPHGVADPPSRVAGTAHSTQTCPLLTNIPDSSFFYFVHSYYGDPVDRSVIAGETEYGSRFASMVWRKNLYATQFHPEKSQAVGLQLLKNFISL; encoded by the coding sequence ATGATTGTCATCGTCGATTACGGCATGGGGAATCTGCGGAGCGTTTCCAAAGCGTTGGAGTCGCTGGGGGCCGAGGTGCGCGTGTCGAGTTTACCCGAGGATGTGGGGCGCGCCGAGAAAGTGATTCTGCCCGGCGTGGGTGCTTTTCCCGCCGCCATGCGCGAGCTCGCCGCCCGAAGGTTGATTGAGCCGATCAAAGTCGCCATTGAGTCTGGCAAGCCATATCTTGGCATCTGCCTCGGGCTTCAACTGTTATTCGAATATGGCGAAGAGGGGGAAGGAGCCGCCGGATTCGGTGTGCTGAAGGGAAGAGTGAGGCGGTTCGCTTTTGATTCCGCACTCCGCACTCCGCACTCCGCATTGAAAATCCCCCACATGGGGTGGAATCAAATCAGCACACAGCATCCACCACACGGCGTGGCGGACCCGCCAAGCAGGGTGGCGGGCACAGCACACAGCACACAGACATGCCCGTTGCTCACCAATATCCCGGACAGCAGTTTCTTCTACTTCGTGCACTCGTACTACGGTGATCCTGTCGATCGGTCGGTCATCGCCGGCGAGACAGAGTATGGCAGCCGTTTCGCCTCCATGGTGTGGCGCAAGAATCTCTATGCGACCCAATTCCACCCGGAGAAAAGCCAGGCGGTCGGTCTCCAACTGCTTAAAAATTTCATCAGCTTATAA
- the hisA gene encoding 1-(5-phosphoribosyl)-5-[(5-phosphoribosylamino)methylideneamino]imidazole-4-carboxamide isomerase, whose product MIILPAIDLLDGHVVRLAQGKRDDVTVYSKDPVEIARRWAEAGAIWLHVVDLNGAFDGTYINLPFARRVIEACGIHVELSGGIRTKQTLDNAIEIGASRVVLGTKACEDPTFVEDAVKRYGAKIAVAIDAKAGQVVSRGWVSSTNLTPRALASSILKLGVQTLICTDVSRDGMLQGPNTTLLREVLDAGAKQLIASGGIASLEDLKILKQLEPSGVVGAIIGKALYEGKINLKQAIEELST is encoded by the coding sequence ATGATTATTTTACCTGCTATTGATCTACTTGACGGCCACGTCGTGCGCTTAGCCCAAGGCAAGCGCGACGACGTGACGGTGTATTCCAAGGATCCGGTTGAGATCGCCCGGCGCTGGGCCGAGGCCGGTGCCATATGGCTCCATGTGGTTGATCTCAACGGGGCGTTCGACGGCACATATATCAATCTGCCATTTGCGCGCCGTGTGATTGAAGCGTGCGGCATCCATGTCGAACTCAGCGGTGGCATTCGCACGAAGCAAACATTGGACAACGCGATCGAGATCGGCGCGTCCCGGGTGGTGCTTGGCACCAAGGCGTGCGAGGATCCCACGTTCGTGGAGGACGCGGTGAAACGATACGGGGCGAAGATCGCTGTGGCCATCGACGCCAAAGCCGGCCAAGTCGTCTCGCGCGGCTGGGTCTCCTCGACGAACCTGACCCCCAGGGCGCTGGCGTCCAGCATCCTGAAACTAGGTGTGCAGACGCTGATTTGCACGGACGTCAGCCGCGACGGCATGCTGCAAGGCCCGAACACGACATTGCTCAGAGAAGTGTTGGATGCGGGTGCTAAGCAGTTGATTGCCTCAGGGGGCATTGCCTCGCTGGAGGATCTGAAGATCCTGAAGCAACTCGAGCCGTCCGGTGTTGTCGGCGCCATCATCGGCAAAGCGTTGTACGAAGGCAAGATCAATCTGAAACAAGCGATCGAGGAGCTCAGCACATAG
- the trpE gene encoding anthranilate synthase component I — protein sequence MIHIHPTEAEFLRLAKQGNVIPVYGELLADLETPVSAFLKLDDGRFSYLLESVAGTEKVARFSFLGSRPRMLITATGRHMEISSLSHGRVQVKRFETKDDPLAEIERLMSQFRFVPVPGLPRFTGGLVGYLGYNTARFLERLPPHQIDTLRVPDLMLMLTGTMAIFDHSQHKLLLVANVQTDRANARAAYRQAVREVHEMASRLRGPLPKSLRRRAGRPQTVQANIPRAEFERMVAKAKEHIRSGDIIQVVVSQRLQRKVSCQPLDIYRMLRSVNPSPYMFLLRFGSMALVGASPEMLVRCEDGQLETRPIAGTRRRGATEREDERLIHQLLSSPKERAEHLMLVDLGRNDVGRVAVAGSVKTPELIVIEKYSHVLHLVSSVTGKLKPGKNAFDVLRATFPAGTVAGAPKIRAMEIIADLERYDRGPYAGAVGYFSYSGNLDTCITIRTVLVKDSHAYVQAGAGIVADSQPAREYQETLSKAQGMLKAIELAEQRFRK from the coding sequence ATGATTCACATTCATCCCACGGAAGCTGAGTTTCTGAGATTGGCCAAGCAGGGCAATGTCATCCCGGTGTACGGCGAGCTGCTGGCGGATCTGGAAACACCGGTCAGCGCGTTCTTGAAGCTCGACGACGGGCGCTTCAGCTACTTGCTGGAGTCCGTCGCAGGAACAGAGAAAGTCGCGAGATTTTCCTTTCTTGGCAGTCGTCCTCGGATGCTCATCACGGCCACTGGTCGTCACATGGAGATCTCGTCCTTGAGTCATGGCCGGGTACAGGTGAAACGGTTTGAGACGAAAGATGATCCGCTTGCAGAGATTGAAAGGCTCATGAGCCAGTTTCGATTCGTGCCGGTGCCAGGGCTTCCGCGCTTCACCGGCGGGTTGGTCGGGTATCTTGGCTACAACACCGCGCGGTTTCTTGAGCGGCTGCCGCCGCATCAGATCGACACGCTCCGCGTGCCCGACCTGATGCTGATGCTGACCGGCACGATGGCGATCTTCGATCATTCGCAGCATAAACTCCTGCTCGTTGCAAACGTCCAGACGGATCGCGCGAATGCTCGGGCCGCGTACCGTCAGGCGGTGCGGGAGGTTCATGAGATGGCGTCACGATTGCGCGGGCCCCTGCCGAAGAGCCTGCGCCGACGCGCAGGACGACCGCAGACCGTGCAGGCCAATATTCCACGCGCGGAATTTGAGCGGATGGTGGCGAAGGCGAAGGAGCATATTCGCTCCGGCGACATCATCCAGGTCGTCGTATCGCAGCGGCTCCAGCGGAAGGTGTCGTGTCAGCCGCTGGATATCTATCGGATGTTACGGTCCGTCAATCCATCGCCGTACATGTTTTTGCTTCGGTTCGGTTCGATGGCGTTGGTGGGGGCCTCTCCGGAAATGTTGGTGCGCTGCGAGGACGGGCAGCTTGAGACGCGTCCCATCGCCGGCACGCGGCGTCGGGGAGCCACGGAACGGGAGGATGAGCGTCTGATCCATCAATTGCTGAGCAGCCCCAAAGAGCGGGCTGAGCATTTGATGCTGGTGGATCTTGGCCGCAATGATGTGGGGCGCGTGGCAGTTGCCGGCTCGGTCAAGACGCCGGAGCTGATAGTGATTGAAAAATATTCCCATGTGTTGCATTTGGTCAGCAGTGTGACGGGCAAGCTGAAACCAGGCAAAAACGCCTTCGATGTGTTGCGCGCGACATTTCCTGCGGGCACCGTGGCCGGAGCGCCCAAAATCCGGGCGATGGAAATCATCGCCGATCTTGAACGGTATGACCGCGGCCCGTATGCCGGTGCGGTCGGCTATTTCAGCTACTCAGGCAATCTGGATACCTGCATTACGATCCGCACCGTGCTGGTGAAAGATAGCCATGCCTATGTGCAAGCCGGTGCCGGCATCGTCGCGGATTCCCAGCCGGCCCGCGAGTATCAGGAAACCCTCAGTAAAGCGCAAGGCATGCTGAAAGCCATCGAGTTAGCCGAGCAGCGATTTAGAAAGTGA